The nucleotide sequence GGGATAGTTCATTGTTTTAGCCCGCATTTCGAGTCCGTTACGAATGTTTTCGGGTAATCCTTCCAGAAAGATTTGCGCTAATTCTGGGGAGAGATGTTCGTTGATAGCAGGCTGAGTTTGCATAGCGTTAGTCCCTCGCTGGAATTTTCACGTTATAGGGTGGGTTAATAGCTTGGATGATTAGACTTTCTAACTCTGATGATAGCTGTATCCATTGAGTAAAATCTAATTGATAAAAAGCGATTCGGATGTCTGTAGCTTTCAATTCTTCAATAAATGCCCAAAGTAAAGCTTTGTGACCCCCACGAAAGCGATCGCGTAGTGTTCTCGT is from Argonema galeatum A003/A1 and encodes:
- a CDS encoding GIY-YIG nuclease family protein, whose product is MPQSIQQEAQGIVDTLASIPFEDCIALSKEFRELPMSAGIYAVKHRTLGILYIGKTRTLRDRFRGGHKALLWAFIEELKATDIRIAFYQLDFTQWIQLSSELESLIIQAINPPYNVKIPARD